DNA from Castor canadensis chromosome 3, mCasCan1.hap1v2, whole genome shotgun sequence:
CTTGAAAGGAGCGATCTGGTCAGGACAAGTAAGTCACTGCTGCCCCGCAGGTGGTCAGTCCTGAGGAGGTGCTGCCATTCGCTTCCTTGAGGACAGGATCCAAGGCGGTCGCAAAGTGAATGTCTCAGAGCAAAGACATACAGAATGGAGGTAGAGGTGCCAAGCTTgcctcctgtttttagttaattcctggGTTCACATAAGGACtcggtgcttttcagcaaaagcagtttctaggTATCTATTATAGCCTGAGCCTCATGGCTGGTACAGGGCAGTGGCCTAGGGATACTTTCTGAGCTGGACATCCAGAATCACGAGGGCCCCTCCTAATGTGGCTTGTTTTCCAACTCAGAGGATCCTGCCCTGAGTGGGGAACCATGATCTCCTCCCACAAATACTTATTGGGCACCTGTCATGGGCCAGGCATGATTCCAGGTGCCGGACACACAGTGAGGTCCCCTGCTCTCAAGCCCTGGAGAGCTGCCACTCAAGTGGAGACACACTAAGCAAGTAGCAAAAACAGAAATTTGAAGGAAATGTCAAGATGGAATGTGGGTACCCCTCATGGGAAAATTCATCACATTCTCTCCTGGGTAGATGGGCCAGGGAGGGCTTCCAGAACACTGCAACAATccaaagttaaaattaaatacaagaaAAGACTCTCTAAGGATAGAACACATGAGCCAGCATCGCCCACTCCTGCCTATATTACCCCCAAGTGGGACCAGGGAATGGGCACATAGTCAAGACCCAGGTGCACAGTGACAGCCTGGCCACTGCTTACTGGATGTCTCCTGTCCTGGGGACAGCTGGGGCACCATCCCAAAGCTGTGCAACTCTGACCCACAGGTGTCAACACATTGCAGCCTAGACATCGTGTAACACACAGATCTCCATCTTTAGTCCCTAAGAAATGAGCCCCAGAAACCCTACCAAGTTGATTTATCCTAGGACCCTATGAGAGAGTATCCCCTGGAAACCAAGCAAGGAGCTGACTCATCCCCAAACTCTGAAGACACACAACCAtacaccatacacacaccactcacacacacaactgAATGTGCCCCTAAGCTTGCCCCCACAGCTGGCCTCCTGTTAGAGAGTATCTCTGCCTCATGGCCCACCTGTGTTTCCTCCTGCCCTCCCTTGGATGTGGAGCTAAGAAGCCCCTTCTCTGGGGCCCTCTCTTGCTGTCACCTTAGCCTGGGACCCAGAAGTGCTAAGAAAAAGATCAGTTGCACTGCTCCGTGGAAATGTGCATCAGAGTGAAGTGTGACTGTCAGAAAAGCAGGTGGCAAGAGACTCAGCCTCTCCCAATGCCCTGGGGAGGGCTCTTCAGGAAGGAGAGGTCAAAGGGGAGAGGCAAACAGCCCTACCAGGCAGAAGGGCCCGTCTGCCTCGGGCCTGGTACAGTAACCTCCCCAGCTCTACTTGTCATCCAGAAGCAGGAGGCAGGGTGGGGTTGCAGGGCCCCCACACATCAGGCATGGGCACTTGAAGACAGAATGCATGAAAGACACTTGTGAGAGGGCAGGTGAAGGGGTGAGGATTAATTCTAATAGGGCCTCAGTTCCTGTGTTGGatctgggaaaactgaggcatgggaaacagcagcCGGGAATTTACAAATTAGCATTGTACTAATCAATGCTTGATTAAACACATAGATACTACTTTCTTTGTTTTACACTCCTTCAATAAACTGTAacatttactaaaaagaaaagaaaaaggaaaaagagcagcTTTTTCCCTTTGACCTTGCCCACGTGCCCAAAAATAATTGTGTACTTTTGAGAATCGAGCAAAAATAGCTTAAAGAAAGACACGTATCCTGGGACAGAACTTGGGAGAAGTGACTCTTCTGGGCACAAAAAgtgtctacaaagaaaaatacttatgcTGTCCTGAAGGGAGCCTCTGGCAGGGTCCattctttgtttaaagggatgtcCAAACGCCTATGTCTTTGGGTCCAACTGACAAGACAATGTAACAGCAAAAGCCGCTAATTATAGCAGGTGTCAAAACAAAGAGGAACACTTTTTCCTAAGGCAAATTTGAGCCAAACCCCCAACTCACTTTTTCACCATAAGTACCCCTGACGTTAGGGCACTCGTGGCACCTGTTCCCAGATGTGCCCGCACCCCTGTCTGGGCTGTGTACTAGCTTCCTagctttcctttgctttgctttattaaTAAACTTCTTGGGCTGTACTTCCATGTGtcctaaaatttcttttttgccaCAACATCTCAAACTTGGTACCCAAGGACCAGGCAGAGGTCTCCTCCCTGGGGTGACACAGGTTTTGGTAAGAGAGGAACAGGTTAGGGTTGTTAGGAAAACGCCgcacaccgcacacaaaggaggctcataagagttatctcatgtccaaaagtttaataagcagactGGCTGGCCTAGAGAAAATGGCACAGCAACTTCTTTCCGCCAGTTTGATCTTAAGTAGCattttgggagaaagcaagggcaaggGATGGTCTTTGATCTGCCaaggatgagaccagctgcaggagcaaggtctaggggcgggcaaagggagggggtgggagataaggaacagtgggctttgttctgcaaggggtgACACCAGCTGTggcttaggctgcagaaggggcagttcttatcaaggGTGACTGCAGGAGGGAACACACAGGAGTCTGTTGTCCATCTTGGGCTGGGGGTCCTGGCCCATGTCCCAGGAGCATAGGAGGCAGCCCTGTGTccagagggaggagggggtgCCTCCTATGCTCTTCTAATGTCAAACTAGTGCCATTGCTGGCCACAGAAACCAGAATCCCCACCCCAATTCTCCAACCCTGTGGCCCACAAAACAGCTCAACCTGGAGGCAGCAGCAGGGACCAGATGTCCTCAGGAACCTGGGCAGGGCACTTTAATGGGACATCCTCTgcctctacacacacacaaccctCCTCCCACGGGCCTGCCGGATTCGAGCCTGGGGCCCAGGGCCGGCCCTGGAGTAGGACCCACCCACAGGTCCTGGTGTCAGTGACTGTCATACTGATCTGGCCTCCTGACCAACCTGACAGGTCTGTCCTGCGGAAGAACAAGAAGGACCGCCTGGGTGCAGGGTCTTGCTGAGTGGAAAGAGACCCAGCTGGGCTCAGGCACCACCTTGCTGAGGGGCTTAGGGAGGTCTCAGCCCCTCTTCTGAGTGGGACCTGGGGATGGCCGCCAGGTGGCCTCGGGCTCACGTTAGAGTCCAAGAGTAGCGGCACAAACGCTCCAGAGCCAGGATTCCCGGAAGCCGACAGCCAAGGTTGTCCTCCTCCGCTGGGATCAGCCGCCcgggccccgcccccggcccTAGGAACCGCCCctggccccgcccccagccccaacctccagcccccagccccagccccggCCCCGCCCGCTCGCGTTCGCGCTCCAGCTCCGGCAGCCGCGCTGGGCCTGCGTGCGAGTCTCCGGGTTCCCGCGGTCTCCGGTGCGCCAGCTTCGGGGAGCTCTTCCAGGCCGCGACCGTCGAGCGGTGAGTCCGTGGGCCCGGGGCGCCCATGCAAGGAGCGGGGACCTGGCCGCGGCCGCCATGCGCCCCGAGCGCGGGGGCCGCAGGCCCGGGgccgggggaggggagggaagggagcgAGGTGGACGCACGGTGGGCGCACGGAGGAGGCGCAGGAGAGGGTTTGGGGAGGCTGGGAGTCGGGCGGGGATCGCCAGTGGGTGAGCCGCTCGCTACTCCCATCCTCCGGCCGTCTCCGAATATATCTGAAGATCTGGGGCAGGAGCTGGCGAAGACCCATGTCAGGCGCCTTCCCCGGGTGACTGGGGACTGCGCGGCCACTGGGGCCCATCACCCATCCCTCGGTGCTCCCTAACGTGGGGTCTGGCGAGGTACATCTTCCGAGACTAGAGGAGGGGGCGCAGAGTCTTGGGGAGTCATGGGCAGGAAGGGGAGAATTAACTGTCCCGATGGACTGACTGTCCTGGGGGTCTGAAACATGCCCTCGGGAAGTGGGCGAGAGTTCCTTGTTTTGGACTAGACTGTGCGCGACAATGAGGGAGCCACCTGGTCCAGTCCCTTGCCATCCCTGGAGAGCAGCACAGGCTCCTACTCTCCTGCTGGCCCAGCAGCCACGAGATGCCTGGCTTTCCCAGGAGTCAGCTCTGTGAGGCTGAGGAGTAGTGACTCTACCCGGCTCCCAGGTGGCCCTGCCCCACAGCCTGCTGGCTCTCTTTGGCCTCCTTTACCCAACCAGGAGCGTCAGGCTTGCTGTGGAGGGTGACTTAACTCAGTCAAGTAAGGCCCGCTGGGTGCTGGCTGGACCTGTTTGTGCATGCCAGAGCCTCCTAGGGCAAATTGGAGAATCCTATGTTCCTGGGCTGCCTGGAGGCAGGGACAGGCCCAGCTGGGCTCCTTACTGGTCTTCACTGGGGATTTGTGCATCCCACCACAATATATCAGCAGAGGTGCAGGGCTGGACAGGAGAGGCCTAGGGCCCATTCTCAGGGTGTGACCTGCTGCTAGCTCCTTCAGGGTCTCCAACAGTACTTCCTAGAGCTGTGCTCCCTGAAATTCCTCCTCAGCCCCTAAAATGCCCCTCCCCCGCCCAGGGCCTTCCTGGCAGAAGGCACCAGACTCCTCCTCCTACATCTCGCAGCTGGCAAGATGGAAAGGAAACCCAGCTGGTCCTGTCTCCAGCTTTCTCCACCCAAAGCCACAGACCCCAGCCCAAGGGCTCAGCAGCCTGGACCCAACTCAGGACCCTGAGTGAGAGGTGGGCAGCCTAGCCCTCTAATACACTGAGTTTGTCACAGCAGGACAAGCATCTGGTTTTGTGAGCCCATCAACTGGACCAACAGAGCAACATCTTATCCTGTCGCTTCCAGCATGAGAGTCGTCTTGTCAGTGCTGCTGGCTGCCCTTCTGGGTGTGGAGCAAGGTGTGATGTTCTGGGGCCCCAGACCTTTGTGGGGGCCATTCCTTCCTGGACTCCTCCCCTGGACCCTGACAGATGCCCAGGGGTCCTTCTAGGCCAGCTCCCATGCAACCTTCTGGGTCTTTCTTCCCCCAGTGAAGTGACTGGCTGCTCCTTTCCCTGCTCATAATAGAAGCCTCAAGGCTAGCCCACTCACACATTGGGAGGTCATTTGTCATTGTCTTGTTTTGGTCACAAGCCCACCACCTCGCACATAGTAGTTGCTCCATAAACGTCTGCCGAGGACTGGGTGTCGGGGACCCGGCCTGGAAGGCGTCCCATGGCGTGGGACAGGTGTCACCTGCAGTGTGCCCCTTCTCCCACAGCCCACTCCCTCGTGTGTTTCTCCTGCACCAATCAGAAGAGCAACTTCTACTGCCTGAAACCCACCGTCTGCTCTGACTCCGACAACTACTGTGTGACCGTGTCTGCTGCTGCCGGCATCGGTAAGTGTCAGCGAGAAGCAGCCAGGCCTCGGCCCCTGCTGTCCCCACCTCACTATCTCCCCAGCCCTGGGCCAGGGCTCAGCAGGAACCATCCTGTCTCCTGTGGCCCATCTGTCTGTGCCCTCACAGCCTCGTTTTTCATGCAGGGAACATGAACTTGGGCTACACCCTGAACAAGGGCTGCTCCCCCATATGTCCTGGCCCGAGCATCAACGTTGGTGTGGCATCTGTGGGCACCAAGTGCTGCCAGAGCTTCCTGTGCAATATCAGCGCGGCTGGTGGGGGACCTCAAACCAGTGCCCCACTGCTGGGCATCGGGCTTCTGCTTAGCCTGCTGTCAGCTGTGCTGCGGCTGGGCCCCTGACCTCCCAGACCCCATACCCCCACATCCCCTAAGCTCAGGAAGAAAGCCCAGTCCCTTCCAGATTCTAGGAGGCCATTGGACCTTCCAGCTCCTCTGTGTGCCTATTCCCAGCCACTGGGCCCGGGGTCCCCAGAGCCAGGCCACAACCCATACCCGCACTTGCCCTGCCCCGAGTGGGACCAGCAGCCCTTGCTTCTTGGGTCAATCATGTCACCTTCCTTGGGGGACCAGGGAGGGGATGAGAGTCCCCCTGAAGTCTTAGGGTCCTAGGGTCCAGACTGAGTCCCATGGGACACACTGAAAGGGACACCTAAGCCCCGAACCTGCCAGCCCCAGGCAGGCTGTGCCAAAAATGGGGAGTGTATGCCTATGAATGTGTGGGGTGGGCATGCTGTCCACGTGCGGGTATGAGGTCACGTGAGTGCTATGGTGGGAAGGAAGACCAGGAAGAGTCCAGGGCCCAGTGGTGGCAGCCCAGAGAGCCCCCAGCTCCACCAAAGTCCCTTCTCCAGCATTTCTGCATCCACGTCCACATTGCACTCACTTCAGGGGTACCCTTTTGGGGACAACCATTGCTTCCAGGTCTAGACCCCCTCCCCCATCCAGCTGAATCCCCAGCTATCCCTCCTTTACCTGTCCCCTCCTCTGCCCACAGTGGCACCTTGTTGCTACTTTGGTGCCTCAAATAAAAGGTGTTTTCATCCCTTCCTGCCTGCTGTCCTTGCCCTGCCCCCCTCCCAGCAGGGTCATAATGCAGGAGAAAAGAGGGCTCTAGGTTCACAGGATCTTGGTGCAGACCCAAGCCCACAGCCAGCAAGCACCTTAAGAGATCCATAAAGGAACCCAGCCAAGGGCCAAGCACTTTGTCCTGCCCTAGGCGAGGTGGGTCAGGAAGGGGGTATGAGAACCAAGGGTACCTTGGCCAGCCTGGTGGGGTAGGGTGCTGTAGCCTAACCTGGGCAGGAACAGCCCAGGCTGCAGCTCTGTGTGGGGCACCTATTCTGGAGCCTATGGGAAGAACAGGCCAGGATGGACACAGGGGCACTGCCCAAGCCATCTGCCCCAGGGACTTCACTGGACCTGCCCACTTCCCCTTTTCAAACTACACTGAGGTCTGATCCCACAGGAACGTAGCCCTGTGAGGTTCTTGCTATGGGTGGTGAGAACAGGGACGGGTAGAGACAGGCCTGAAGCAGCTCTTGGGTCTGGGGCCCATGCAGGATCCTTGTTTCTCAGACAGGTCCCAAGACTCTGGGAGAGTGTGTGGGACCATGGTGGAGTCTGATCCACTCTGCTGTCAGCCCTTGTTTGCAGCTCACCAGGAGTTGTGTGTGTTGGGGTCCTGAGAACAGTGCCCAGCTGAGGGGTCACCATGGCTGCTCAGCTTGGGCCTCTGAAGACTGCAAATGCAGTGTCCCTGACCTGGCTCAGCCAACCTAGCAGAAGTCTCTGGGCACCCAGCAGAGCCGCCTTTGAGGCTGCAGGCAGCCAGAGCATGTTTTATCCCTAGAGTATTCAAAAgcgagggaaagaaagaagatgggAGTCGCTCCTATGGGGAGCTCTGGCAGCTGCCCTCCTGTGGACAGTGCTCCCTGTATCCTGACCTCAGTGTAAAAGCCTTCCTTTCACTGCTTAGCTCAGAAGACCACAGACCAGGGATGAGGGGGCTCTTACAGCTTCCCTatttccacacaaaatcacaggtccttaAGACCCACAAACATGAAAAGTATTTCAAGGTGTACACAAGACCTCACAACAAGGAGGTCTTACAAGGTAGA
Protein-coding regions in this window:
- the LOC109690830 gene encoding lymphocyte antigen 6E — protein: MRVVLSVLLAALLGVEQAHSLVCFSCTNQKSNFYCLKPTVCSDSDNYCVTVSAAAGIGNMNLGYTLNKGCSPICPGPSINVGVASVGTKCCQSFLCNISAAGGGPQTSAPLLGIGLLLSLLSAVLRLGP